ATGGATCGCATTTTTTCCCCTGAATAATCACTAAAAAGCTGCATCCGTGAGAAGGTTGTTGTAATGGCTTGGGATTCACTTCCAGTAATATAACCATCGGCGGCTACCGCTATTAATGCGATCGCAGCAAATGCTTCCGCAGAATTCAGTTGTATTGTACTTGACATTGTTAAAACTCTCCTGGCTAATTTCAAGTTGAAGCCGATTTTTCCCACGTTTATAAGACATATCTGGGAGATTGAAAACGAGCGTGTCTTCAGACCTGAGATGAAAATCGACACTTCGACACTTCGACAAGCTCAGTGCAAAGCAAGCTCAGTGACCGCTCAGGGGAATTTATTCCCCGTGAATATTTCTCCAATCTATGTTAACATATCAAAAGGTCGAAAAATAAACAGAGGGAATTACAATGATAGTTCTGGAATACAAGTGTAAAGGCAAAGTTGATCAATACAAAGCAATTGATGAAGCAATTCGCACCACCCAATTCATTCGCAATAAAGCGATTCGGTATTGGATGGATAATTCAAGAGAATTGAAGATTGATAAATTTGCACTCAATAAATATTCTACAACTCTCAGAAATCAATTCCCTTTTGTTGCCGACCTAAATTCAATGGCAGTCCAATCCGCAGCCGAACGGGGATGGACTGCCATTAGTCGTTTTTACGATAATTGTAAGAAAAAGATTTCTGGTAAAAAAGGATATCCCCAATTTCAAAAAGATTGCCGTTCCGTTGAATATAAAACATCGGGATGGAAATTACACCCAACTAAAAGACAAATTACCTTTACCGATAAA
The sequence above is drawn from the Planktothrix serta PCC 8927 genome and encodes:
- a CDS encoding RNA-guided endonuclease InsQ/TnpB family protein; its protein translation is MIVLEYKCKGKVDQYKAIDEAIRTTQFIRNKAIRYWMDNSRELKIDKFALNKYSTTLRNQFPFVADLNSMAVQSAAERGWTAISRFYDNCKKKISGKKGYPQFQKDCRSVEYKTSGWKLHPTKRQITFTDKNGIGKLKLLGKWDIQTYNVKDIKRVRLIRRADGYYAQFCLNINITDIQPKTGKEIGLDVGIESFYTDSNGYQEVNPKF